The following coding sequences are from one Rutidosis leptorrhynchoides isolate AG116_Rl617_1_P2 chromosome 11, CSIRO_AGI_Rlap_v1, whole genome shotgun sequence window:
- the LOC139874785 gene encoding uncharacterized mitochondrial protein AtMg01250-like, whose translation MPSYFAQRPSYFAQMGFGPRWRQWVMLCLENARSFVLINGSLTHEFEIQRGLRQGDPLSPFLFLIVMEGLHLMLRDGVIDGRIHIAKGGNPSFDVSHLFYADDAMVVSEWCLEILKINMSKSNIYGVGVKNSDIDAFILDSWCAGGTFPFTYLGLPIGVNLNRVGGWKTLIERFKKRLAG comes from the exons AtgccttcatattttgctcaaagGCCTTCGTATTTTGCCCAAATGGGGTTCGGACCTAGATGGCGACAATGGGTGATGTTGTGTCTCGAAAATGCACGTTCGTTCGTTCTTATTAATGGGAGTCTGACTCATGAATTCGAAATTCAAAGAGGTTTGCGCCAAGGAGATCCATTGAGCCCTTTTTTGTTTTTAATTGTCATGGAAGGTCTGCACTTGATGCTTCGGGATGGTGTTATCGACGGGAGAATTCATATTGCGAAAGGTGGAAACCCCTCGTTTGATGTGTCTCATCTCTTTTATGCGGATGACGCGATGGTCGTTTCGGAGTGGTGCTTGGAGA TATTAAAAATCAACATGTCGAAATCGAACATTTATGGAGTGGGGGTGAAAAATAGTGATATTGATGCTTTTATCTTAGATTCATGGTGTGCTGGTGGGACGTTTCCCTTCACATATTTGGGACTTCCCATTGGGGTCAACCTGAATCGAGTTGGTGGTTGGAAGACGTTGATTGAGAGGTTTAAGAAACGGCTAGCGGGTTAG